Genomic window (Deinococcus yavapaiensis KR-236):
CTCCTCGGAGCTCGAAGAGCTCGCCGAAGGCTGCGACCGTGTCGTCGTGCTGCGCGACGGGCAAAGCGTGGCCGAACTGCCGCGCGCCACCCTCTCGCAAGACGCCATCATGGCCGCCATGGCGCACGGCCAGGAAGAAGGAGCGCGTGGCTGACCTCGAAACTCGTCCCGCTCCGACGTCCCGGCGAGGCGCGGCCTTGCCGTCCTTGCGCCTCGACCCCGCCATTCTCGGCGCGCTCGGGGCGCTCGTGCTGCTCTTCGTCTTCAACGCCGCCTTCACGCCGAACTTCCTGACAGTCCAGACCCTCAACGTGATCTTGACGCAAGTCGCGACGATCGTGATCGTCGCGACGGGCATGACGCTCGTGATCGCCACGGGCGGCATCGACCTCAGCGTCGGCGCGCTCATGGCCATCTCGGGCGCGGTCGCGCCCCTGATCTTCATGCATCCCGCCCTCGCGGGCGGGCTCGGCGTGACCCTCGCCTTCGTCGTGCCCGTGCTCGTCGCGGGCCTCTTCGGCCTGTTCAACGGCACGCTCATCACGAAGTTCGGCTTGCAGCCGTTCATCGCGACCCTGGTTCTCTTCATCGCGGGGCGCGGCGTCGCGCAAGCCCTCACGAACGGTAACTTGCAAGTCTTCAACAACCCCGCCTTTCAATTCATCGGGATGGGCCGCGTGTTCGGCATCCCCTTCCAAGTGCTCTTGATGTTCGCGGTCGTCGCGTTCTTCGCCTGGGTGATGCGCCGCACGGTGTTCGGACGTCACGTCCTCGCCGTCGGCGGCAACGAGGGCGCCGCGCGCCTCGCCGGGGTGCCCGTGACGCGCGTGAAGCTCGCCGTGTACGGCATCGTCGCCCTGCTCTCGGGCTTGGCGGGCCTCATCGTGATCGCCATCAACTCCTCGGCCGACGCGAATCAGGTGGGCCTCAACATGGAGCTCAACGCCATCGCGGCCGTCGCGGTCGGCGGGACGGCCCTCACCGGCGGACGGGCGAGCGTCGGCGGGACCCTCGTCGGAGCGCTCCTGCTGCAACTCATCGGCTTTACCCTCCTCGCCAAGGGCGTGCCTCAATCGGCCGCGTTGGTGGTGCAGGCGGCCATCATCCTCATCGCCGTGTACCTGCAGCGAAGAAAGGCGTAACCGTGGCCACCTCTCCCCTTCCCTCGTCCGCGCGCGGCCAAGCCGCCAGCGCCTTTTTGCAGCGCTACGGCGTCCTGATCGCGCTGGCGTTGCTGCTCACCTTCGGCGCCTTGCGGTACGAGGGCTTTTTGTCGCCGTTCAACTTGTTCAGCGTTCTCGCGTTCAACTCGATGTTCGGTCTCGTCGCGCTCGGCATGGCCTTCGTGATCATGACGGGCGGCATCGACCTCAGCGTCGGAAGCGTCGCCGCGTTCGCGAGCGTCATCGCGGCGATGCTCAGCCCGCACGGCTTGTGGCTCGCCCTACTCGGCGCGGTCGGCGCGGCGACGCTTCTCGGGCTCGTCAACGGCCTCGTGATCGCGTACGGTCGCGTCCTGCCGTTCATCGCAACGCTCGCGATGCTGCTCGGCGCACGCGGCCTCGCCTTGCTGTTCGCGGGCGATCAATCCGTGAGCGTCTCGTACGAAAGCGGCTTCACGAACTTCGGGCAAGGCAAGATCGGGGCGGTGCCGTACACGGCGATCGTTCTCGCGGCGGCGTTCGTGCTCGGCTCGGTCGCGCTGCGCTACACCGCCTTCGGACGGCACATTCTCGCCGTGGGCGGCGGCGAGGACGCCGCGCGCCTCATGGGCTTGAAGGTCGAGCGCGTCAAAGTCCTCGTGTACACCCTCTCGGGCGCCTTGGCGGGACTGGCGGGCGTCATCCTCGCGTCGCAGTTCGGCGCGGGTCAACCTACCGAGGGCCTCGGTTGGGAACTCACGGCGATCGCGGCGGTCGTCGTGGGCGGCACCTTGCTGACGGGCGGCATGGGCTCGATCGGCAACACGCTCGTCGGCGTGTTGCTCCTCGGCTTGATCTTCAACATCCTCAACTTCGAAAACGGCAAGGGCACCATCAGCCTCAGCAACTACTGGCAAAGCATCATTCGCGGCGTGTTCTTGCTGATCGTCGTGGTTCTGCAAAGCCAACTCACGAAACGGCGAAGCTAGCGGTCCTGTCGATCCCTCACGTTTCGTCCTCCCCTTTTCGCGCGGAAGGGGAGGCGTTTTTTAGGCCCAGCCGCTCGCCTCCCGCGTACACCGTGCAACGCCGCTCGCGAACGAAGCTCAAAAGGGTCACGCCGAACGCCTCGCACAAGCGCACGGCGAGGCTGGACGGAGCGGACACCGAGACGAGAACGGGAATTCCGGCGAGGACGGCTTTCGAAGCGATGTCGTAACCGACGCGGCCCGAGACGACCAGAAAGGTGTTGGACAGCGGCAAAGCCGCTTGCCGTAACGCCCACCCCACGATCTTGTCGACCGCGTTGTGCCGTCCGATGTCCTCACGCGTCGCGAGCAGGTCGCCGGACGAGGTGAACAAGGCCGCTCCGTGCGCGCCACCCGTCGCGTCGAACAGGACTTGCCGCTCGCGCAGGCGGCGCGGCGCGTCGAGAACGAGGTCGAGATCGAGCGCGTCCTCCGTCCAAGACGGCCGTTCCGCTCGCACGGCGAGACGCTCCAACCCGCCGATACCGCACACGCCGCACGCGCTGCTCGTCCAAGTGAAGCGGGGCGGCGCGTGAAGCCCCTCTCGAAGCGTGGCGCGCAAGACGTTCGGCAAGACCGTTTCCCCCGTTCGCCAAGCGTCGAGGGCCGTCACGTCCGACGCCTTGGAAATCACGCCTTCGGACAGCAGCCAGCCGAGCGCGAGGTCCTCGTCGTGGCCGGGCGTTCGCATCGTGAGGTTGACGGTTCGCTCCTCGTCGGTCACGACGCGCAGTTCGAGCGGTTCCTCGAGCAAGACGACGTCGGCCGCTTCACGCACCACGCCATGCTCGACGCGCCGCACCTCGACTCGCTCGACGCCTTCCTCGACCGCCTTCACGTTTGTGGCGGCACGTGGACGTCTCCGTACTGCGCCCGCTCGCGAAGGCCGCGTCCCACGCCCTTCAAGACGTCCGCGACGACACCGAGGGCGAGGCCGACATCCGGATCGCGCGTCAAGGACAGCAATTCGCGCGTCCCGATCGGCTGTCCGCTTCGCACGCGGTTCGCGCCCGCGCGAAGGCCGTCGGCGAGGGCGCCCGTGAACGCGCCGACCTCGTCGGGCTCGACGCTGCCGAGCAGCTTGGCGAACTCCAGCAAGTTGCGCAGGGCGCGCACGCCGCCCGGCTGATTGAGCAGTTCGAGCACTTCGTGCGACAACCCCGCGCCGCCTTGCACGAGGCGCGCCGTCGTGTCGAGCACGCGGTGCTCGTGCAAGGCGCGCACGAGATTCAAGGCGTCCAGCAGCGCGTCGGCGCTGAGGTGCGTCTCTTCCTCCAAGCGCTCTCTCGGCGTCGCTTGCAAAGCCGCCGCGTCGAATTTCAAGGACTTCGCCATCAGTCGTCTCCTGAGGCGTTCGTTTCGAACGCCTCCGTACCGGGAAAGGTGTAGTCGGCGCGGCGCCACTTGCGCTCGACTTCCACGCCTCGTTGCGGCGTGGGCGTTCCGAAGCGGAAGTTCGACTTGGGCAACGGCGACTCGCCCTTCACGGGAAGAAGTTCCATGCGTACGGCGACGTCCTTGTACGCGGGCGTGTGGGTGCTGAGGTCCGTGTGGCTGCCCGTGAGACGGTTCACGGCGTCCTCGGCGCTTCGCGCGTTCATCGGCATGTAAAGGATGTTGCCGGACACTCGGTTCGTGACGAGTACGCGCACTTTCACGGCGCCGTGCCGCGACACGAGCCGCACGAAGCGGCCCGACTCCAAGCCGCGCTCCTCGGCGAGTTCGAGGCCGACCTCCACGAAGGTGTCGGGCGCGCGCGAAGCGATGCCTTCGGTCTTGAAGGTCATGTTGCCTTCGTGGAAGTGCTCCAGCATGCGGCCGTTGTTGAGGTGCAAATCGAACGTGTCGTCGGGCGGTTCGAGCGGCTCTATGAAGCGCGCGGGGTACAGCTGGGCCTTGCCGTCCGGGAAGGGAAAGCCGTTCGTGAACAGCAGCGGCGTGTCGGTGCCGTCGTGCGCGACGGGCCACTGCAAGGACGCGAAGCCCGCGAGGCGCTCGTACGTCACGCCCGCGTAGAGGGGAACGAGGCTCGCGATTTCCGCCATGATCTCGCCGGGATGCTCGTACTGCCAGTTCGCGCCGAGGGCGTTCGCGACGCCTTGAATGATGCGCCAATCGGGGCGTGACTCTCCGAGAGGCGCGAGCACCTCGTAGAGTCGTTGGATTCGCCGCTCGGTGTTCGTGAACGTTCCGTCCTTCTCCAAGCTCGGCGAGGCGGGCAAGACGACGTCCGCGAACGAGGCGGTGTGCGAGAAGAACACGTCTTGCACGACGAAGAAGTCGAGCTTTTCGAACGCGGCCTCCACGACGTTGACGTTCGCGTCCACGAGGCCCATGTCCTCACCCTTGAGGTACAGTCCGCGCAATTTGCCGTCGTGAATCGCGTGAACCATCTCGTGGTTGTCGAGGCCCTTCGTCGTCGGCAAGGAGACGTTCCAGGCCGCCTCGAACTTCGCGCGCACCTCAGGATCGTCCACGCGCTGATACCCTCCCACGAAGTTCGGCATGGCTCCCATGTCGGAAGCGCCCTGCACGTTGTTGTGTCCTCGCAGCGGATACGAGCCCGCGCCGGGCCGCATGTAGTTGCCCGTGACGAGCAGCAGATTGCTGATGGCGGTGCTCGTCTCCGAGCCGCCGCGTTGCTGCGTGACGCCCATCGCCCAAAGGACGCAAGTTCCGTCGGCGTCCACGATCTCGTGCGCGAGGCGCTTCAACGTCTCGGCGGGAACGCCCGTGATGTCTTGAGCGCGCTCCAGCGTCCACGGCGCGAGGCTCGCCCGAAACTCGTCGAGGCCGTTCACGTGCTGTTCCAAAAACGCCTTGTCTTCGAGTTGCTCGTCGAGGATGTACTTCGCGATCGCCGAGAGCCACACGAAGTCCGTTCCGGGAGTCGGGCGGACGAAGAGGTCGGCGCGGCGCGCCATCTCGTGCTCGCGCACGTCCACGACGACCAAGCGTTGGCCGCGCAGCTTGTGCGCTCGCTTCACGCGCGTCGCGAGGACAGGGTGGGACTCGGCGGTGTTCGTGCCGATCGCGATGACCAGACCCGCCGCCTCGATGTCCGAGATGGAGCCCGAGTCGCCGCCGTACCCGACGGTTCGCCACAAGCCCATCGTGGCGGGCGATTGGCAGTAGCGCGAACAGTTGTCGACGTTGTTCGTGCCTATCACGCTGCGCGCGAGCTTTTGCATCAAGAATGCCTCCTCGTTCGTGCACTTCGAGGACGCGATGAACCCGAGGGCGTCCGGGCCGGACTCGGCGGCGAGTTCGCGCAAGCGGCGAGCGACGAACGCCAGCGCCTCGTTCCACGTCGCCTTTCGAAACGTCGCTCCTTCACGAATGAGGGGGGTCGTGAGACGCTCCTTCGCGGCCACGTAGTCCCAGCCGAACTTGCCCTTCACGCAAGTCGACACGCCATTGGCGGGACCGTGCGTCGGCTCGACCTTGAGGATGTGGCGGCCCTTCGTCCACACTTCGAACGAGCAGCCGACGCCGCAGTACGTGCACACCGTCTTCGTTCGCTCGATGCTGCCTTCGCGCACCGCGTGCTCCGCGTCCGAAATCGACAAGATCGGGCCGTACCCGACGCTGGGCTCGGCCGCCTTCACGAGGTTCACGGCGGATTGGAAGACGGGCAGGGGAATTCCGGTGAAGAGGCCCGCTTCGCCCAGCATCGACTTCTCCATGAGAGCGTTGCACGGGCAGACGGTGACGCAGTGTCCGCAACTCACGCAGCTCGACTCTCCGGCAGGTTTGCCGCCGTCCCACAGCACGCGCGGGTGTGGGGCTTCCCAGTCGATCGACAGCGTCTCGTTCACCTGCAGGTTCTGGCACGCCTCCACGCAGCGACCACACAAGATGCACTGGTCGGGATCGTAGCGGTAGAAGGGATGCGAGTCGTCGACGACGTACGGCTTGGGGTGGTAGGGCGTGCGCTGGTGTTCGACGCGCAGCAAGGCCGTCGTGTTGTGCACGGTGCAGTTGCCGTTGTTGTTGTCGCACACCGTGCAGTACAGCAAGTGATTGCCGAGCAGGCGATCGAAGGCGTCGGTGCGCGCCGCTCTCGCCGCCCGCGTCTCGGTTCGAACGACTTCACCGCCTCGAACGCGCGCGCCACACGCTCGGACGAGTTCGCCGTCGACTTCCACGAGGCACGTGTCGCACGTCTGGATCGGCCCGAGTTGCGGGTGATAGCACACTTGCGCGAGCTCCAAGCCCGAGCGGTTGAGCACGTCGATCAAGAGCTCGCCGCGCCGCGCGTGTTGCGGAACGGAGTTCAGGACGACGTGCGTTTCTGGAAATGCATCGTTCTTGGCGTCCGTGGCGTCGTTCATGATGGTCGCCGTTCAGTGTACGCCTCGCGGTGAAGCGATCGGAAAAGCATAAAAAAAGAGGACGCCTTCGGGCATCCTCTTTCACAGTGCTGATGTTACCAGCGGCTGTCGCGGCGCGGCGGGCGAGCGTTGTACTCGCTCACGGGCGCGGCCTTCGTGACCACAATGTTCTTGGCTTGCGGGCCCTTGCCGCGTTGACCGGCCTCGATTTCGAACTCGACCTCGTCACCCTCGTTGAGCTTCTTGAAGCCCGAACCTTGGATGGCGCTGAAGTGCGCGAACACGTCCGGGTTGCCGGGCGTCTCGATGAAACCGTAGCCTTTTTCCGCGTTGAACCACTTAACTTTCCCTGCAGGCATCTTTACTCCTCTTCCAAGCGTACGAATCACGCACCCGTGTTCATCCCGAGTACGCTTCTAGCTTCGCAGACTGGAATCGACTCGTATTGTACCCGTTGAAATTCGACCAATTCCACCCTGGCACACAATGATCGATCGATCCACACCTGTTAGGCTGAGCGCATGCGACTGCGACGTTTGGGACTGGGATTGATGCTGCTGGGCACGGGCGCCTTGCTGCTGCGCGCCCGAAAGGACGACGTGAAACACCTCGTGGTGGAGCAAGTGCTGGAACGCCCCGCCCGCGACAAACGCTACGCGGAACTCGCCGACGAACTGGAAGTGGCGGGCGAACGCGTCCTCGTGCGCGCTCGCCGCGCCAAGGAGCTCGAGCGCGCCAAGGAGACGATGCGGCACATCATCGGCATCGAACGTTGGGGACAGCGACGCCTCGAAGCCGCGCTCGGCGAAGCGTTCTCGCGAGACGAGCACCATCCGTACAAGCCGCCCGCCGACGCCACATGGAACGACGTGCTCGAAGACTTCACCACGACTCGGCAGCGCACCGTCTCGCTCGCCCGCGAACTTTCCTCCAATCCGCCCGATCCCGCTTGGCGCGTGGAGCACAACGGCCTCGGGCCTCTCTCGGCGCGCGGATGGCTGCGCTACCTCATGACGCACGCCGGGCTGGAAAGTCGCCGCATGCGCTGAGGGCGAACGCGCCACGTTCCGCACGAGCAACTTCACGTTCTGAAGCCGCGCCGTTCCCCGCGTGAACGTCATGCCTTCAACATGACGGACGGCGGGGCGCTTGTCGAACTAAGAATTCGGCGCTCGCGCGGAAGTCGTTCCCGACGCGAAGCCTTCGAGCCGCAAGCCGAGCTTGGAACGTGACGTCGAAGCGACGAAGAAGCGACGAGGCCTGACGAAACCAAAAGGCGTGATACGCGTTCGCTCGACGAACGCTGAAGGTCGCAGGAACGCACGTCGACCATAGGCTCCCTATAGTTCAAGAACATGCTTGCCAATGCCCCTTTGATTCTTTGCATCGAAGACAGCGCAACGGACGCGGATCTGCTTCGGGAGGCGTTCGCGCAGATCGCTCTTACATGCAAGCCTGTCGTCCTGAACGTCGAGCATGACGGAACCCACGCGCTGGACGTCGCCAAGCGCGTTCAACCGGACCTCATCCTGCTCGATCTCGTGATGCCCGCGTCCGACGGACTGCATGTCCTCGAAGCCCTCAAAAGCGACAAGGAGACGCGCGCGATTCCCGTGATCGTGCTGACTCACCACTGTGACGACGAACGAATCGCCCAAGCGTATCGGCGGTACGCCAACGCATTCCTTTACAAAGGTCAGTCGTTCGAGGAGTTGACTCGGGCCGTGGGGTCGCTGTGCCGATTTTGGCTTCGATCCGTCGTGCTGCCCACGCACCGAAGCGGCGCCTCCATGAACTGAGGGCGTGTCGACGAACCACGCGGCTCATCGTCGCCCCGACGGAACTTCAAGCGAGCTCCACCTCGTCGAGAACGAACTCGACCAAAGAGCGCAAGCGACGCTCGTACCGTTCGGTGCGCGCGCGCTTCAGCTCGGCACGGACGTCCTCCAACAATAGAAGCAGCTCGGCGCTGGTGTTCTCGTCCAGATCATTGCACATCATGACCGAGAGCCATGCACGCTCGATCAGCTCGGCGACGTCACTCAGCACCCCCGCATCTTAGAGGCGCGAGCATTACGGCCGTATGACAGCCGCGTTCCAGGTCGCGTTCGATCCGAGCGACCCTTCGACGGTGCGCCCTGGAGTGTGCTCGAAGTGAACGCACGACCATGGTCAACCGTTCGGCTCTCCTCGTACAATGAAAGCGTGCTGGACAATCCGGACGAAGTCATCGAACTCCCGGTCGGGGACGTCACCCTCTCCGGCTTCATCATGCGAGACGACTTGCTGCGCATCGAGCGCGGGGAGCGAGTCACCGTGTTGATCTACCACGCCGTCGGAGCGGGCGTCGAACTCGGAACGCTGCGCGCGGTCTTCGAGGACGGCGGCTTGAAGTCCGGTCCCGTACCGCACGACCTCGCCTCCTGACGAGCCCCGTCGCGCGAGCAGAGCAAGCGGTGAAACCACCTGGCTTCCCGGCACAGCGGCCTTCGACACGCAACGCGTCAACGACAACGGCGTCGTCGAGGGTGAGTTCAAACCGCTTTCCGCTGACACGATGGCCAGACGGTGTTCACGCGACAGCAATGCGGGATTCAAACCGAGACACGCATAAGTTGTTCGAAGTAGACCAACGCTTACGGAGCCGTACACCAGCAGAAGGCCGCGGAGCCTCCTTCCATCAGCGCCGAATGAGCTTTTTTAGAACACCGAACACCGGGTAGAACGCCAGGACGTACGCCACGAGCGGCGCCAGGACGATGGCGTACCACGGCCACGCCAAGGCGATCCACACGAGCACGAACACGAACACTGCGAACTGAATGGCGACGGCGATGGCGATGCGGCGGGCTTTATCACTTGGAGTCCAAGACTCGAGATCCATGAGCATGCGCTCCTCTCCTGGCCAGCCGAGGCGACCGGCCAAGACGATGGGTGTGGAAAAAGGGGTGGCGCTCAGCCGCCGAGCAAGCCTCGTTCGATGGGAACGCGCACGGCGTTGCCCCACTCGGTCCAGCTTCCGTCGTAGTTGCGAACCCTCGGGTACCCCAGCAGCTCGGACAGGACGAACCACGTGTGACTGCTGCGCTCCGCGATGCGGCAGTACGTCACGACTTCTCGATCGGGCGTCACGCCAAGCGGTTCGAACAACCGTCGCAGTTGATCGAGGCTCTTGAAGGTGCCGTCGTACTTCACGGTCATCGCCCAAGGAACGTTCACCGCGCCGGGAATGTGCCCGCCTCTCAACACGCCTTCTTGCGGGTAGTCGGGCATGTGCGTCACGAACCCGGCGTACTCCTCGGGGCTGCGAACGTCCACCATCGCGCCTGCGCCCGCCCGAGTCGTCTCGATGAGGCGCAAGACGTCGTCACGGTAGATGCGCAGGCGTTCGTCGCGTTGCCCCACGGGATAAGGCGCTCGGTCGACGAAGGAAGTGTCCGGCGTGAAGTCGAAGCCGTCTTGAACGAGCTTCTGCCGACCGCCGTCGACGAGCTTGACTTTGTGGTGTCCGTTGTACTTCAAGAACCAGTAGGCGTACGTCGCCCACCAGTTGCTCTTGTCGCCGTACAGCACGACCGTCGTGTCCTTCGACACGCCCCAGCGTCCCATGAGCTCGGCGAACTGCTGCGGGCCGATGAAGTCGCGCACGACCGGGTCCCAGAAGTCTTTGCGGCTATCGACGAGGATCGCGCCGTAGACGTGACCGCTCGGGTAGAGTGACAAGTCCTCGTTGACCTCGAAAACCCGTACAGCGGGATCGGCGAGATGGTCGGCGAGCCAGTCGGTGTCGACCAGAGCGTGAACAGTTCGGGAATTCGTCATCGGCTCCTCGGGCCAGGTCGTCCTGACACGCACAGGCTATCGTTGACGCACCTTGCCCTCAAGAAAGACGAGTGAAGATCAGATATTCGTTTTCCTGATGACTGGAAGGGACCGGGTATGCTTGAGGCATGCGGCTCAGCCCGGACTTGCTGGTGACGTTCAGCGTCGTCGCCGAGTACGGCAATATCAGCCGCGCGGCAGAAGCGTTGCGTTTGAGCCAACCCGCCGTCAGCGCGCAGCTCAAAACGCTGCAGGATCTCGTCGGCGAACGCTTGTACGTTCGCAACGCGTACGGCATCACCTTGACCGACGCCGGGCGGGATTTGCTGGGGTACGCTCGGGTGATCGCCGCGACGACGGCGAGCGCCGCCGAGCATCTGCGCTCGCGGCGCGAACGAACACGCCCGTTGCTGCTCGGCTTGTCGTGGACGCTCGCGTCGCACGCGGTGAACGTGGTCAGGAGCGCGCACTCGAACGGCCACGAGGTCAAGGTCGTGAGCGGTCACTCGTCCGACCTCGGTGAGCAAGTCGCGGCGGGCTCGCTGGACGCCGCGTTGATCGTACGACCTCTGACGCCGCTGCCTGTCGCGTTGACCGCGCATCGCTTCAGCGCCGAGGACCTGAGTTTGCTGGTTCCGGCCGAGCATGAACTCGAGGCGCGCGGCTCGACTCCCTTGCTGGCGGTTTCCGGGGAGGTGTTCTTGTGGCCGGTAAGCGGTTCGACGATCGCTCGGCGCGCGGAACGCTTGCTGAGCGAAGCGACGGCTCTGCCGGACGTGCAATTCGAGTTGGGCAGCATCGCGGCCGTGCGCGCCGCCTTGGTCGGCAAGGTAGGCGTCACGATCTTGCCGCCGAGCGTGGCGCGAGCAGAAATCGCCGCGGGATTGGTGACGCCCGTGCTGATCGAAGCTCCGAACGTGACCTTGGAGTACGTGGTGGTGACGCCGAGCGACGTGCTTGCCCGAACGGAGTCTCGGCTGCTGTCGGATCTCGTGCTCGGCGCTCGCACGCAGCGGCACTCTCGGTAAGACTCGCGTTGTGAACGCGTCGGCTCGCCAAGCTCACGCCAGGACAGCCGACGCGTCTGGCCGCCATCCTCTCGAATTTCCTCCGTGGGGCAGCCTCTAGGGTGCAGCGCGCTCGGGCATGAAAAAAGCGTCCTTTCGGACGCTGACAAGGAAAAGATAGCGTGCTATGCGCCATGAGTCAACTGCATGCATGATGTTCGCGGCGAGCCCTCGTTCTGCTTCACCGTGACGCCGCCGAGCAACGCGTTGGCCTCATGAAGCGGACGGTGGAGCGTGGCTCCTCAAAAGACGCCGTTGGCGTTTCGGCTCGAGGCCGGAACCTCTTGGATCGCGTCCCAGTGCTCTACGATCTTGCCGTCCTGAAGGCGGAAGAGGTCGCCGAACGCGACGTGCTGGCCGCCGAACTGGCCTTCGGACAGGGAGAACACGAAGTTCCCCTCGGCCACGAGGCGGTGGATTCTCGTGTACGTCATGGTGACGCCCGCCTTCGCCATGCCTTCCATCGCCGCGCCGAAGCCCGCCAGCCCGTCCCCGACGTTCGGGTTGTGCTGCCAGTACGATTGCGTGCTGATGAAGTCCGTCACGCGGCTTCCCTGTCCGCCGATCAGCACTTCGTTCAGAAAGTCGCGCACGAGCGCTCGGTTCGCCTCGGTGCGGCCGAGATCCGTCACCTCGGTCGGTCCGTCCACTTGTGAGCGGCCACTGACCGTGCGTTCCTGCCAAGGTTGCAGCACGTCCCAGTGCTCCACGACTTGCTCGCCGCGCACCCTGAACAGGTCGAAAGCGGCGAAGTCGGCGCCCGCGAGCTTCAAGCGGCTGTGCACCACGACGAGCTCGCCGTCTTGCAGCACGCGGCGCACGTCGTACGTCATCGGCTCGGGCAGCGTGCGGAGCAGCCCGAGCAGTCCCGCCCGACCGTCCTCGGCCATGGGATTGTGCTGGCGGTATTCGGGGGCGACGAGACGGCGAACGACGGCCGCGTCGTTCTTTTCCAAGCCGTCGCGGATAAGGGAGAGGACGGTGGTCGCAGGAGTCGTGGTGTTCATAGAGCCTCCGGAAGCAAACGAGAGGGCGGGCATGGCGGCGCGAGGCGCACAAGCGGCGAGCAAGAAGGCCACCAGCGCGAGCGACGAAACCGGTCGTTTCATAGATCTCCTCGAGAGAACGGGGGATTCGAGTGCTTCGAAGCACTCGCTCGAAGTGCATTCAGCCTAGGCTCGGCGGCCATCCGGGTCGAGCGGTGATCGCGAGTAGAAATCGGTG
Coding sequences:
- a CDS encoding ABC transporter permease subunit — protein: MADLETRPAPTSRRGAALPSLRLDPAILGALGALVLLFVFNAAFTPNFLTVQTLNVILTQVATIVIVATGMTLVIATGGIDLSVGALMAISGAVAPLIFMHPALAGGLGVTLAFVVPVLVAGLFGLFNGTLITKFGLQPFIATLVLFIAGRGVAQALTNGNLQVFNNPAFQFIGMGRVFGIPFQVLLMFAVVAFFAWVMRRTVFGRHVLAVGGNEGAARLAGVPVTRVKLAVYGIVALLSGLAGLIVIAINSSADANQVGLNMELNAIAAVAVGGTALTGGRASVGGTLVGALLLQLIGFTLLAKGVPQSAALVVQAAIILIAVYLQRRKA
- a CDS encoding ABC transporter permease; its protein translation is MATSPLPSSARGQAASAFLQRYGVLIALALLLTFGALRYEGFLSPFNLFSVLAFNSMFGLVALGMAFVIMTGGIDLSVGSVAAFASVIAAMLSPHGLWLALLGAVGAATLLGLVNGLVIAYGRVLPFIATLAMLLGARGLALLFAGDQSVSVSYESGFTNFGQGKIGAVPYTAIVLAAAFVLGSVALRYTAFGRHILAVGGGEDAARLMGLKVERVKVLVYTLSGALAGLAGVILASQFGAGQPTEGLGWELTAIAAVVVGGTLLTGGMGSIGNTLVGVLLLGLIFNILNFENGKGTISLSNYWQSIIRGVFLLIVVVLQSQLTKRRS
- the fdhD gene encoding formate dehydrogenase accessory sulfurtransferase FdhD; its protein translation is MKAVEEGVERVEVRRVEHGVVREAADVVLLEEPLELRVVTDEERTVNLTMRTPGHDEDLALGWLLSEGVISKASDVTALDAWRTGETVLPNVLRATLREGLHAPPRFTWTSSACGVCGIGGLERLAVRAERPSWTEDALDLDLVLDAPRRLRERQVLFDATGGAHGAALFTSSGDLLATREDIGRHNAVDKIVGWALRQAALPLSNTFLVVSGRVGYDIASKAVLAGIPVLVSVSAPSSLAVRLCEAFGVTLLSFVRERRCTVYAGGERLGLKNASPSARKGEDET
- a CDS encoding DUF1641 domain-containing protein gives rise to the protein MAKSLKFDAAALQATPRERLEEETHLSADALLDALNLVRALHEHRVLDTTARLVQGGAGLSHEVLELLNQPGGVRALRNLLEFAKLLGSVEPDEVGAFTGALADGLRAGANRVRSGQPIGTRELLSLTRDPDVGLALGVVADVLKGVGRGLRERAQYGDVHVPPQT
- the fdhF gene encoding formate dehydrogenase subunit alpha, whose amino-acid sequence is MNDATDAKNDAFPETHVVLNSVPQHARRGELLIDVLNRSGLELAQVCYHPQLGPIQTCDTCLVEVDGELVRACGARVRGGEVVRTETRAARAARTDAFDRLLGNHLLYCTVCDNNNGNCTVHNTTALLRVEHQRTPYHPKPYVVDDSHPFYRYDPDQCILCGRCVEACQNLQVNETLSIDWEAPHPRVLWDGGKPAGESSCVSCGHCVTVCPCNALMEKSMLGEAGLFTGIPLPVFQSAVNLVKAAEPSVGYGPILSISDAEHAVREGSIERTKTVCTYCGVGCSFEVWTKGRHILKVEPTHGPANGVSTCVKGKFGWDYVAAKERLTTPLIREGATFRKATWNEALAFVARRLRELAAESGPDALGFIASSKCTNEEAFLMQKLARSVIGTNNVDNCSRYCQSPATMGLWRTVGYGGDSGSISDIEAAGLVIAIGTNTAESHPVLATRVKRAHKLRGQRLVVVDVREHEMARRADLFVRPTPGTDFVWLSAIAKYILDEQLEDKAFLEQHVNGLDEFRASLAPWTLERAQDITGVPAETLKRLAHEIVDADGTCVLWAMGVTQQRGGSETSTAISNLLLVTGNYMRPGAGSYPLRGHNNVQGASDMGAMPNFVGGYQRVDDPEVRAKFEAAWNVSLPTTKGLDNHEMVHAIHDGKLRGLYLKGEDMGLVDANVNVVEAAFEKLDFFVVQDVFFSHTASFADVVLPASPSLEKDGTFTNTERRIQRLYEVLAPLGESRPDWRIIQGVANALGANWQYEHPGEIMAEIASLVPLYAGVTYERLAGFASLQWPVAHDGTDTPLLFTNGFPFPDGKAQLYPARFIEPLEPPDDTFDLHLNNGRMLEHFHEGNMTFKTEGIASRAPDTFVEVGLELAEERGLESGRFVRLVSRHGAVKVRVLVTNRVSGNILYMPMNARSAEDAVNRLTGSHTDLSTHTPAYKDVAVRMELLPVKGESPLPKSNFRFGTPTPQRGVEVERKWRRADYTFPGTEAFETNASGDD
- a CDS encoding cold-shock protein, with amino-acid sequence MPAGKVKWFNAEKGYGFIETPGNPDVFAHFSAIQGSGFKKLNEGDEVEFEIEAGQRGKGPQAKNIVVTKAAPVSEYNARPPRRDSRW
- a CDS encoding DinB family protein, producing the protein MRLRRLGLGLMLLGTGALLLRARKDDVKHLVVEQVLERPARDKRYAELADELEVAGERVLVRARRAKELERAKETMRHIIGIERWGQRRLEAALGEAFSRDEHHPYKPPADATWNDVLEDFTTTRQRTVSLARELSSNPPDPAWRVEHNGLGPLSARGWLRYLMTHAGLESRRMR
- a CDS encoding response regulator; amino-acid sequence: MLANAPLILCIEDSATDADLLREAFAQIALTCKPVVLNVEHDGTHALDVAKRVQPDLILLDLVMPASDGLHVLEALKSDKETRAIPVIVLTHHCDDERIAQAYRRYANAFLYKGQSFEELTRAVGSLCRFWLRSVVLPTHRSGASMN
- a CDS encoding sulfurtransferase; the protein is MTNSRTVHALVDTDWLADHLADPAVRVFEVNEDLSLYPSGHVYGAILVDSRKDFWDPVVRDFIGPQQFAELMGRWGVSKDTTVVLYGDKSNWWATYAYWFLKYNGHHKVKLVDGGRQKLVQDGFDFTPDTSFVDRAPYPVGQRDERLRIYRDDVLRLIETTRAGAGAMVDVRSPEEYAGFVTHMPDYPQEGVLRGGHIPGAVNVPWAMTVKYDGTFKSLDQLRRLFEPLGVTPDREVVTYCRIAERSSHTWFVLSELLGYPRVRNYDGSWTEWGNAVRVPIERGLLGG